A genomic segment from Streptosporangium roseum DSM 43021 encodes:
- a CDS encoding MMPL family transporter, with the protein MKTDVRAVAAPPAPPPLRRLGHLLVRRRRLVMVVSLLATLAMAVLAAGAVGGLSLARFEAPGSESDRAGAELAERFGTGSADLILLVTARGGDVNTPAVAAAGQALTRELAASGGVAEAASYWTRGRPATLRSEDGRHALVVARIPGDADAVRSRILPELVPRLTRGNEVISVRSGGGEEVFRQTVPQARQDFVRAEMVIFPLVFVLLWLFLRRAVAALLPILVGVFAMVTTLALLRGALLFTDISTFALNLTLAMGLGLGVDYSLFVISRFREEVARGHDLHEAVARSVERAGRTVIFSGVTVAASVAVLLALPFDFLRSFAYAGIAVVAGGVIGAVIVLPAILAAVGRRVLPKRDRGERAEGFWHALATRVMRRPVVYGGAAALALLVLGSPFLGLRFGVADDRILPASAPARQTQEVIRAGFPAEETDALQIVSTGPAVDVAGYATTLSRLPGVAQVDSAAGSFAAGRRIGDGDPARFAGAEGTWLSVVPSAELMEADPVRLVEQVRAVPAPFGVLVGGYPAELADYRTSVVDRLPLLLAVMFAVTFVILFLMTGSVLIPLKATVLNLLSLSVMFGALVWVYQDGNLSGLLGFTPTGSLDPSIPILMFCIAYGLSMDYEVFVLSRIREEYGRTGDTPSAVAAGLQRSAPLITAAGAILALSFAVYASAQVLFVQMLGVGMAVAILVDATVIRAILVPAFMRLAGPANWWAPAPLRRLHDRLGLSD; encoded by the coding sequence ATGAAAACTGACGTGCGCGCCGTCGCGGCGCCACCGGCTCCTCCGCCCCTGCGCCGCCTGGGTCACCTGCTGGTCCGCCGGAGGCGGCTGGTGATGGTCGTGTCCCTGCTGGCGACGCTCGCCATGGCCGTGCTGGCGGCCGGAGCGGTGGGCGGGCTGTCGCTGGCCCGGTTCGAGGCGCCGGGCTCGGAGTCCGACCGGGCGGGAGCCGAGCTGGCCGAGCGGTTCGGCACCGGCAGCGCGGACCTGATCCTCCTCGTCACCGCCAGAGGCGGCGACGTGAACACCCCCGCCGTCGCCGCCGCCGGGCAGGCGCTGACACGGGAGCTGGCCGCCTCCGGCGGCGTCGCCGAGGCTGCCTCCTACTGGACGCGGGGCCGTCCCGCGACCCTGCGCAGCGAGGACGGGCGCCACGCGCTGGTCGTCGCCCGCATCCCCGGCGACGCCGACGCCGTCCGTTCCCGGATCCTGCCGGAGCTGGTCCCCCGGCTGACCAGGGGCAACGAGGTGATCTCGGTCAGGTCCGGCGGCGGCGAGGAGGTGTTCCGGCAGACCGTCCCGCAGGCCCGGCAGGACTTCGTCCGGGCCGAGATGGTGATCTTCCCGCTCGTCTTCGTGCTGCTCTGGCTGTTCCTGCGCCGCGCGGTCGCCGCCCTGCTGCCGATCCTGGTGGGCGTGTTCGCCATGGTGACCACGCTGGCCCTGCTGCGCGGGGCGCTGCTGTTCACCGACATCTCCACCTTCGCGCTGAACCTCACGCTCGCCATGGGGCTCGGTCTGGGCGTCGACTACTCGCTGTTCGTGATCTCCCGCTTCCGGGAGGAGGTGGCGCGGGGCCATGATCTCCACGAGGCCGTCGCGCGCAGCGTGGAACGGGCGGGCCGGACGGTGATCTTCAGTGGCGTGACCGTTGCCGCCTCCGTCGCGGTGCTGCTGGCGCTGCCGTTCGACTTCCTGCGCTCCTTCGCCTACGCCGGGATCGCGGTCGTCGCCGGCGGGGTGATCGGCGCGGTGATCGTGCTGCCGGCGATCCTGGCCGCGGTGGGCCGCCGGGTGCTGCCCAAGCGTGACCGTGGTGAGCGCGCCGAGGGGTTCTGGCACGCGCTGGCCACCCGGGTCATGCGCAGGCCGGTGGTCTACGGCGGCGCGGCGGCGCTCGCGCTGCTCGTGCTCGGCTCGCCGTTCCTGGGGCTGCGCTTCGGCGTGGCCGACGACCGGATCCTGCCCGCGTCCGCTCCCGCCCGGCAGACCCAGGAGGTGATCCGTGCCGGATTCCCCGCCGAGGAGACCGACGCGCTGCAGATCGTCTCGACGGGCCCGGCGGTGGACGTGGCGGGCTACGCCACGACGCTGTCCCGCCTGCCCGGCGTGGCGCAGGTCGACTCCGCGGCCGGCTCGTTCGCGGCGGGGCGGCGGATCGGGGACGGGGACCCGGCACGGTTCGCCGGAGCGGAGGGGACCTGGCTGTCGGTGGTGCCCTCGGCCGAGCTGATGGAGGCCGATCCGGTCCGCCTCGTCGAGCAGGTCAGGGCGGTCCCGGCGCCGTTCGGGGTGCTGGTCGGCGGCTACCCGGCCGAGCTCGCCGACTACCGGACCTCGGTGGTCGACCGGCTGCCGCTGCTGCTCGCCGTCATGTTCGCGGTGACCTTCGTGATCCTGTTCCTGATGACCGGCAGCGTGCTGATCCCGCTGAAGGCGACCGTGCTGAACCTGCTGAGCCTGTCGGTGATGTTCGGCGCGCTCGTCTGGGTCTACCAGGACGGCAACCTGTCCGGGCTGCTCGGTTTCACCCCCACCGGCAGCCTCGACCCGAGCATCCCGATCCTGATGTTCTGCATCGCCTACGGACTCTCGATGGACTACGAGGTGTTCGTGCTGTCGCGGATCAGGGAGGAGTACGGGCGCACCGGTGACACCCCCTCGGCGGTCGCGGCGGGCCTGCAGCGCAGCGCCCCCCTCATCACGGCGGCCGGCGCGATCCTGGCGCTCTCCTTCGCCGTCTACGCCTCCGCCCAGGTGCTGTTCGTCCAGATGCTCGGCGTCGGCATGGCCGTGGCCATCCTCGTGGACGCCACGGTCATCCGGGCGATCCTGGTCCCGGCGTTCATGAGGCTGGCCGGTCCCGCCAACTGGTGGGCGCCGGCCCCGCTGCGCCGTCTCCACGACCGCCTGGGCCTGTCCGACTGA